A stretch of DNA from Aliarcobacter thereius LMG 24486:
ATGTTAGAAATTGGAAAAGTAGCACCAGATTTTTGTGCTTTTAATCAAGATGACACAGAAATATGTTTAAGAGACATAAAAGGAAATTGGATAGTTTTATACTTTTATCCAAAAGATATGACACCAGGTTGTACAACACAAGCTTGTGATTTTTCATCAAATTTATATCTATTTGATTCATTAAAAGCAAGTATAATTGGAGTAAGTGCTGATAGTAGCGAAAGACATAGAAAATTTATAGAGAAATATGATTTATCTATATCTTTACTAGCAGATGAAGATAAAAAAATGTGTCAAGATTATGGTGTTTGGCAACTTAAGAAATTTATGGGAAAAGAATTTATGGGAATAGTTAGAACTACTTTTATAATTAACCCAAAAGGTGAAATTGCTCATATCTGGGATAAAGTAAGTGTAAGAAAAAAAGTTAAAAAAGATGGAAAGCAAATAGAAATTTTGCATGTAGATGAAGTAAAAAATAAACTAGAAGAGTTGCAAAGTGTTTATAAATAGATTTAAATTTTTAGCAATATTTTGCTTTTTTGTACCATTTTTTACTTTTGCAAATAGTAATTTTGAAACTATAAATGTAGATATTACAAATATTGAAAAAAATAGAAGTAAAATTGATATTGCAAACCTTAAAATTGGTCAAACAGGTATAGTAATTCATACATATGATGATAAATTTAGCACAATTGTATCAAATGTAAAAGTTATCAGCTCTGATGATTTTGGAAGTGTTGTAGAGTTTTTTGCCTTTGATGATTTAAAGCAAGATGCAATTGCTACAACAAAGAGAAAAGTTGAAATAAATGATAAATTAATTTTAAATTATCTTTATCAAAACTCTCTTTTGATTGCTCCAAATTTTGAAAGTTTTGATGATATTTCAAAAAAATTTCCTAATTTCAACTTTATTCATCCTGATATTCTAGGTGCAAAACTTAAATTCACGAACTCTTTATATCCTACAAAAAAAGAGATTCAAGATTTTACAATTGAACAAAATTTAGGTACTATTTTTATTGTAGTTTTGGATAATCTTTATATTTTAGATAGCAAAACTTTTTCAATTTTAGATAAATTTGATTATTTACAAAAAGATGATTTAGAAAAGAAATTACCTTTTTTTACAAGAGTTGAAGAGATAAAAGATAGTTTTATAAGCTTCTCTTCTTGGTTTAAGAAAAAAGATGATTATGATTCACACTATATTAAAATTTTAGGAATAAAAAAATGATAGAAAAAAAACATTTAGATTATATTGCTTCTATTGTTACAGATGAAAATATTAAAACAGATAAAGCTCATCTAATAGCTTTTTGTTATGACGCTACAAGAAGTAGATTTGAGCCAGATGCTATTGTTTTTCCAAGAAATGAAGAAGATATAAGCAAGATTTTAAAATACTGTAATGAACACAAAATTGTAATAGTTCCAAGAGGAGCTGGAAGTGGATTTACAGGTGGTGCACTACCTTCAAATGGTGGAATAATATTAAGCTTAGAAAGACATATGAATAAACTACTTGAAATTGATATGCAAAATATGGTTGGAGTTGTTCAACCTGGACTTATAAATATGCAGTTTCAAAAAGCAGTAGAAGAAGTTGGATTATTTTATCCTCCAGATCCAGCAAGTGAAGAGTATTCAACTCTTGGTGGAAATGTAAGTGAAAATGCTGGTGGAATGAGAGCTGCTAAATATGGTATTACAAAAGATTATGTTGTTGCATTAAGAGCTGTTTTACCAAATGGAGATATTATTGTTGCTGGTAAAAAAACAATAAAAGATGTTGCTGGATACAATGTTGCTGGAATTTTAATAGCAAGTGAAGGTACATTAGCTGTAATTACAGAAATTACATTAAAATTAATTCCTAAACCAAAATACAAAAAAACATATATGGGTGTTTTCCCAAATGTAAATACAGCAATGACAGCAGTTTTTAAATCACTTGCAAGTGGTGCAAATCCTGTGGCTATGGAGTTTTTAGATGCTCTTGTAATAAAAGCTTTAAAACAAAAATTTCCTCAAGTAAACTTACCTGAAAATGCTGGTGGAATATTAATTGGTGATGTAGATGCTTCAAGCCAAGCTGAAATAGAAGATCAATTAAATATTTTAAAAGAGTCATTTAAACAGAATGGTTCAATAGATTTTATTGTTGCAAAAGATGAAGAAGAAGGTAAAAAACTATGGTTTGCTAGAAGAAATGCAAGTCCAGCAACTATGGTTTATGGAACAAAAAAACTAAATGAAGATATTAGTGTTCCAAGAAGTAAGTTGCCAGAAGCACTAGACGAAATTTATAAAATTGGAGATAAATATGGTTTCCAAGTTCCTTGTTTTGGACATGCTGGAGATGGAAATATTCACGTAAATGTCATGGTAAAAGATAAAACAAACGAAAAAGAGATGGCTGATGGACACAAAGCTATTGAAGAAATTTTTCAATTAGTTGTTGATATGGGAGGAACTTTAAGTGGAGAACACGGAATTGGATTATCAAAAGCTCCTTTTATGAATATTGCTTTTACAGATGCTGAGATGAATCTATTTAGAAGTATTAAAAAGGCCTTTGACCCAAATAATATTTTAAATCCATTTAAAATGGGTCTTTAATATTGATATATAGTAAAAAAACATTTATAAAAAAGATTATTGCAGGAGTTAATTCATTTTTTAATGATGACACAACATATTTTGCAGCTAGTCTTAGTTTTTTTACTATCTTCTCTATTTTACCTATCATTGCTCTTGCTATTGCTATAGTTTCAAATATCCCTGAATTCAACTCATATATTGATACATTTACAAACTTTTTATTAAATTTTTTAAATCCAACTCACTCTGCTGAGATTGTTGAAACTCTAAAAAAATATATTTCAAATTCAGGAGAACTTGGAACTATTGGGATTTTATATATGCTTTTTGTATATATAATGTTTTTCAAAGATTATGACTATATTGTAAATAAAATACATAAAACAAAAAGAAGAGCTATTTATAAATCATTTTTTATATACTCAATCTTTTTTATAGTTTTTCCAACTGTTTTTATGTTTTTTAATATTTTTATATCATTAAATGATGGAAATGAGTTTAAAAAACTTATTCTATTTTTATTTACTTGGCTTATGTTTTTCTCTCTTTTCAAACTTAGTGTAAATAAAAAGATATCTTTAAAGGCATCTGCTATTTCATCTTTTATAACTCTAGCAACTCTTTCAATAACGAAAAATCTATTTGTATATTATGTAATTTATAATAAAACTTATACAACTATCTATGGCTCTTTAGCAACCTTGCTTTTTACATTTTTTTGGATTTATATATCTTGGATTATATATTTATATGGAATTAAAATGTGTCATAGAATAAATACTTTTTATTAATCTAAAAGATTATAAAGTTTATCCCTCAAAGGCAATAAAATATCTTTATATGACTTCTTATCTTGATTTGAAATAACTTGATTGCAATTTACACAAAGTAATGCCAAGTTTTCAACATTATACCCACCACCAAGCTCTATATCTTTTATAAATGTTGTGTAAGCTTGATTTAGTTTTTCAATACTATTTCCACATCTATTACAAATCTGTTTATCTCTTAGAAATATAATCTCTTTTCTTCTTAAAAAATCAATAGGTTTTTTTTGGCTTGGTAAAGAGTTTACTGCATAATCACTCCATAATATCTCTTTTTTTACCTCTTTTTGAGTAGTTTTTATATATTCAAAATTTACAAACTGCTTTATTGATTCTTCTATTATTATTGATTTCATAAGTTTAATATCTTCTGTTTTATCAATATCCTTACATGCTGAACAATCAAACTTCATATAAGGATGCTCTCTTTTTAAATGAACATCAACAAGACCAATAAATGCACCTAAATTTTTTAAAGATTTTTCATCTAATTTATCTTTATTACTAAAAAGTTCTTTAAAAAAATTCAACATATTTACTCCTTATGTCGAGATATATCAGCACCTATTTTTTGTAATTTTCCTTCTAAATCTTCATATCCTCTATCAAGATGATAAATTCTATGTATATTTGTTTCCCCTTTTGTAACAAGTGCAGCTAATACAAGTGCTGATGATGCTCTTAAATCCGTTGCCATAACATCAGTTCCACTCAATCCTCCACTTTTACCATTTATTGTAGCAATATTCCCATTTAATTGAATATCAGCTCCCATTCTTAAAAGTTCACTAACATGCATAAATCTATTTTCAAATAGTCTTTCATCAATTGTACTTGTTCCTTCTGCTTGAGTTGCAAGTGCCATAAATTGTGCTTGCATATCTGTTGGAAAACCTGGATATTCTGTTGTAATAATATTCACTGGTAAGATTTTTGATGTTGGAAAAATTGTTAATTCATCTTCTTTTATCTCAATCTCAAAATTCATCTCTTCAAGTTTTGAAATAACAGCTTCGATATGAGCTGGAATAATATTTTTAATAGTCAATTTTTGATTTGTAATAGCTGCTGCACACATATATGTTCCAGCTTCTATTCTATCTGGTATTACAGAAAACTCCTTTATATCTAAAAGCTTTCCTCCTGTTCCCTCTATTACTATTTTTGAGCTCCCTATTCCTTCAATCTTCACACCAGCACTTTGAATTACTTCGCAAAGTTGTACTATTTCAGGCTCTTTTGCTGCATTTATTATTGTAGTTATTCCACTTGCTAAAGCAGCTGCCATAACTGTATTTTCTGTACCACCAACAGTTACTTTATCAAAAACAATTTTTGCACCTTTTAATCCATTTGGTGCACTTGCTTTTATATAACCTTGACAAATTTCTATTTCTGCACCTAAAGCTTCCATAGCTTTTAAATGTAAATCAACTGGTCTTTGCCCAATAGCACAACCACCTGGAAGTGAAACTTCACAATGACCAAATCTAGCAAGAAGTGGTCCTAAAACTAAAATAGATGCTCTCATAGTTTTTACAATATCATAAGTTGCTTTTGTATTATTTATAGTGCTTGTATCTATTTTCACACAATAGCTATTTTTTTCAAAACTTCCACCTAACATTTTTATAAGTTTCAAAAAAGTATTAATATCTGCAACATTTGGAAGATTATTTATAATAGTTTCATTTTTTGCCAAAATTGTACTAGCAATTAAAGGCAATGCTGCATTTTTTGCTCCTGAAATTGATATTTCACCACTTAATTCTTTGTTTCCAATAATTTTTAAATAATCCATAAATTTCCTAACTAACTTTTACTAAAATAACAACTATTTTATCTAAAACTTACTTTAAATTACTATTTTGATATACTTTTGGATTATAAATATTAATTAATAAGGATTTTATTTTTGGAAGAAAATGTAAAAAAAGGTGTACAATATATGCTTATTGCATCTTTTTTATTTGCACTAATGGGAATTGCAGCAAAAGAGCTTAGTGACCATTTAAGCACAATTGAAATAGTTTTTTTTAGGAATGTTTTTGGAGTTTTTATCATACTTTTTTCTATTTACAAATCTCCTTTAAATCAGATTGGTGGAAAGTTTTGGCTACTTATTTTTAGAGGAACTGTTGGTTTTGCAGCTTTACTTTTCTTTTTTTATAATATTGCAAATATTCCTTTGGGAGAAGCTATGACTTTTTCAAAAACTTCTACAATTTTCACTGCTTTATTGGCTTACTTTTTTTTAAAAGAGCATATAGGATTTAAAGGCTGGATTGGAGTATTTATAGGATTTATTGGTATTTTGTTTATTGCTGAATTTGATGGAAGCACACTTAAAAAAACCGATTATTTAGGTATTTTATCAGGAGTTGGAGCAGCACTTGCATATACTTCAATAAGAGAGCTAAGAAAATTTTATGATGGAAGAGCAATAGTTTTATCATTTATGGCAGTTGGTACAATATTTCCACTTATTTTTATGATAATTAGTGAGTTCTACTCAAATCCTAATTTAGATTTTATGTTAGGAAAATTTATTATGCCAAATCCAGATGAGTGGATTATAATAATTTTACTTGGACTATTTTCAACTTATGCACAAATTTATATGACAAAAGCATATGCTAGTGCAAAAGCTGGAATTGTAGGAACAGTTTCATATAGTAATATAATCTTTTCAATCTTTTTAGGATTATTAATGGGTGATGCTTTTCCATCTTTTATAGTACTTTTTGGTATAATCTTGATTATTCTTAGTGGATTAATGGTAAGTAAAAAATAGATTAGTTCAAGGCTTTGTTCTCAAAGCCATTTAGATTTTGCTACTTTTAGGATTTTTTATAAATTTCAATAAAAAGTAGTTTCACACAATATGGTTCCTTTTATTTAATTGGAACCAATTAAATAAAAGGAAGATATATTATGCTAACAGTTATGACAGGACCTTGTGTTTTAGAAGATATGGATACAGTTTTAAAGATTGCAGAGAAGTTAAGACCTTTGAGTGAAGATAAAAGAGTTGATTTTTATTTTAAAGCTAGTTTTGACAAAGCAAATAGAACAAGCCTAAGCTCATTTCGAGGTCCAGGGCTTGATGAAGGTTTAAAAATATTTGAAAAAATCAAAAAAGAGTTTGGGTACAAAGTAGTTACAGATATTCACGAATCATATCAAGCAGCTCCTGCTGGAGAGATTATGGATATTTTACAAATTCCTGCTTTTTTATGTAGACAAACCGATTTACTTGTAGCTGCTGCTAAAACTCCTGCAAAAATAAATATAAAAAAAGGTCAATTTTTAGCAGCTGATGCTATGAAACATCCTGTTGAAAAAGTATTAAACACAAGAGGAGTAAATGAAGTAAGTTATGAAAGCAGTAAAGAAGCTGGTGTTTGGCTTTGTGAAAGAGGAAATACTTTTGGATATGGTGCTTTGGTTGTAGATATGAGAAACTTACTACTTCTTAAACAATATGCTCCTGTGATTTTTGATGCAACACATAGTGTTCAAATTCCAAGCACTGGTGGAACAACTGGGGGAAATAGCTCTTTTGTACCATATATGGCAAGAGCGGCTGCTAGTGTTGGAGTTGATGGATTTTTCTTTGAAACGCATATTGACCCAAAAGTTGCAAAAAGTGATGGTCCAAATATGCTTCATATTGATCAACTTTATAAAACAATGAATGAAATTTTTGCTATTAAAGAGGCTTTAGGAAACTAAAGCTTCTTTACAATCTACTCTCAAATCCCCATTTGATATAATATTGATTTTGCCGTTAATTTATCCATCTTAGTTTTAATCTACTCTCAAATCCCCATTTGATATAATAAATTTTTAATATTTGAATAAATTGAAGCGTTTTAATCTACTCTCAAATCCCCATTTGATATAATTGATAATTCTAGTATTTGACTCATATCCTAGTTTTAATCTACTCTCAAATCCCCATTTGATATAATATTTTTACACTTGTATACATTGCATTTAGTGTTTTAATCTACTCTCAAATCCCCATTTGATATAATGTATATAAGCTGTTATAACTGCACTCGTACGTTTTAATCTACTCTCAAATCCCCATTTGATATAATTGACTTGAAATATATGAGCTAAAGAATAAAGTTTTAATCTACTCTCAAATCCCCATTTGATATAATTTCAGCATATCCATAGTTAGATGGCAACCAGTTTTAATCTACTCTCAAATCCCCATTTGATATAATACTATAAGTGAATTATCAAGATAAAACTCTGTT
This window harbors:
- the bcp gene encoding thioredoxin-dependent thiol peroxidase, with translation MLEIGKVAPDFCAFNQDDTEICLRDIKGNWIVLYFYPKDMTPGCTTQACDFSSNLYLFDSLKASIIGVSADSSERHRKFIEKYDLSISLLADEDKKMCQDYGVWQLKKFMGKEFMGIVRTTFIINPKGEIAHIWDKVSVRKKVKKDGKQIEILHVDEVKNKLEELQSVYK
- a CDS encoding plasminogen-binding N-terminal domain-containing protein, producing MFINRFKFLAIFCFFVPFFTFANSNFETINVDITNIEKNRSKIDIANLKIGQTGIVIHTYDDKFSTIVSNVKVISSDDFGSVVEFFAFDDLKQDAIATTKRKVEINDKLILNYLYQNSLLIAPNFESFDDISKKFPNFNFIHPDILGAKLKFTNSLYPTKKEIQDFTIEQNLGTIFIVVLDNLYILDSKTFSILDKFDYLQKDDLEKKLPFFTRVEEIKDSFISFSSWFKKKDDYDSHYIKILGIKK
- a CDS encoding FAD-binding oxidoreductase, with protein sequence MIEKKHLDYIASIVTDENIKTDKAHLIAFCYDATRSRFEPDAIVFPRNEEDISKILKYCNEHKIVIVPRGAGSGFTGGALPSNGGIILSLERHMNKLLEIDMQNMVGVVQPGLINMQFQKAVEEVGLFYPPDPASEEYSTLGGNVSENAGGMRAAKYGITKDYVVALRAVLPNGDIIVAGKKTIKDVAGYNVAGILIASEGTLAVITEITLKLIPKPKYKKTYMGVFPNVNTAMTAVFKSLASGANPVAMEFLDALVIKALKQKFPQVNLPENAGGILIGDVDASSQAEIEDQLNILKESFKQNGSIDFIVAKDEEEGKKLWFARRNASPATMVYGTKKLNEDISVPRSKLPEALDEIYKIGDKYGFQVPCFGHAGDGNIHVNVMVKDKTNEKEMADGHKAIEEIFQLVVDMGGTLSGEHGIGLSKAPFMNIAFTDAEMNLFRSIKKAFDPNNILNPFKMGL
- a CDS encoding YihY/virulence factor BrkB family protein, which produces MIYSKKTFIKKIIAGVNSFFNDDTTYFAASLSFFTIFSILPIIALAIAIVSNIPEFNSYIDTFTNFLLNFLNPTHSAEIVETLKKYISNSGELGTIGILYMLFVYIMFFKDYDYIVNKIHKTKRRAIYKSFFIYSIFFIVFPTVFMFFNIFISLNDGNEFKKLILFLFTWLMFFSLFKLSVNKKISLKASAISSFITLATLSITKNLFVYYVIYNKTYTTIYGSLATLLFTFFWIYISWIIYLYGIKMCHRINTFY
- a CDS encoding HNH endonuclease, which codes for MLNFFKELFSNKDKLDEKSLKNLGAFIGLVDVHLKREHPYMKFDCSACKDIDKTEDIKLMKSIIIEESIKQFVNFEYIKTTQKEVKKEILWSDYAVNSLPSQKKPIDFLRRKEIIFLRDKQICNRCGNSIEKLNQAYTTFIKDIELGGGYNVENLALLCVNCNQVISNQDKKSYKDILLPLRDKLYNLLD
- the murA gene encoding UDP-N-acetylglucosamine 1-carboxyvinyltransferase; this translates as MDYLKIIGNKELSGEISISGAKNAALPLIASTILAKNETIINNLPNVADINTFLKLIKMLGGSFEKNSYCVKIDTSTINNTKATYDIVKTMRASILVLGPLLARFGHCEVSLPGGCAIGQRPVDLHLKAMEALGAEIEICQGYIKASAPNGLKGAKIVFDKVTVGGTENTVMAAALASGITTIINAAKEPEIVQLCEVIQSAGVKIEGIGSSKIVIEGTGGKLLDIKEFSVIPDRIEAGTYMCAAAITNQKLTIKNIIPAHIEAVISKLEEMNFEIEIKEDELTIFPTSKILPVNIITTEYPGFPTDMQAQFMALATQAEGTSTIDERLFENRFMHVSELLRMGADIQLNGNIATINGKSGGLSGTDVMATDLRASSALVLAALVTKGETNIHRIYHLDRGYEDLEGKLQKIGADISRHKE
- a CDS encoding DMT family transporter; amino-acid sequence: MEENVKKGVQYMLIASFLFALMGIAAKELSDHLSTIEIVFFRNVFGVFIILFSIYKSPLNQIGGKFWLLIFRGTVGFAALLFFFYNIANIPLGEAMTFSKTSTIFTALLAYFFLKEHIGFKGWIGVFIGFIGILFIAEFDGSTLKKTDYLGILSGVGAALAYTSIRELRKFYDGRAIVLSFMAVGTIFPLIFMIISEFYSNPNLDFMLGKFIMPNPDEWIIIILLGLFSTYAQIYMTKAYASAKAGIVGTVSYSNIIFSIFLGLLMGDAFPSFIVLFGIILIILSGLMVSKK
- the kdsA gene encoding 3-deoxy-8-phosphooctulonate synthase, with the translated sequence MLTVMTGPCVLEDMDTVLKIAEKLRPLSEDKRVDFYFKASFDKANRTSLSSFRGPGLDEGLKIFEKIKKEFGYKVVTDIHESYQAAPAGEIMDILQIPAFLCRQTDLLVAAAKTPAKINIKKGQFLAADAMKHPVEKVLNTRGVNEVSYESSKEAGVWLCERGNTFGYGALVVDMRNLLLLKQYAPVIFDATHSVQIPSTGGTTGGNSSFVPYMARAAASVGVDGFFFETHIDPKVAKSDGPNMLHIDQLYKTMNEIFAIKEALGN